A section of the Petrimonas sulfuriphila genome encodes:
- a CDS encoding VOC family protein, with translation MITQKITPSIWVETTDAKAVADYYLSIFKDGKLKEHHKYTNPPEAGGGNFETAIIEIAGMELSILAAGPFQKFNESVSLVINTKDQAETDYYWNALTKNGGQESSCGWCKDKYGLSWQVVPVEYFALINNADPKVREKAMKNTLQQKKIILEELK, from the coding sequence ATGATTACTCAAAAAATAACACCTTCGATTTGGGTCGAAACAACAGACGCTAAAGCAGTTGCCGACTATTATCTTTCAATATTTAAAGACGGTAAACTAAAAGAACATCACAAGTACACAAACCCACCAGAAGCAGGAGGCGGAAACTTTGAAACAGCAATTATCGAAATTGCTGGCATGGAATTGAGCATTTTAGCAGCAGGTCCATTTCAAAAATTTAACGAGTCAGTTTCATTGGTTATTAACACAAAAGACCAAGCCGAAACAGATTATTATTGGAATGCCTTAACTAAAAATGGTGGACAAGAAAGTTCTTGTGGATGGTGCAAAGACAAATATGGCTTATCTTGGCAGGTAGTACCTGTTGAATATTTTGCCCTAATAAACAACGCTGACCCAAAGGTTCGAGAAAAGGCCATGAAGAACACATTGCAACAAAAGAAAATTATCTTAGAAGAACTAAAATAA
- the erm gene encoding 23S ribosomal RNA methyltransferase Erm: protein MKKNRVLVRFTGQHFAIDTRLINDAIRLADVQKEDLVLDIGAGRGFLTVHLAKNTDNVIAIENDRRLVSELRSKFGCNKKVNIVAIDYMRFSFPQKHFKVVSNIPYGITSDILKSLMFTNLEYFTQGCLIMQLEPAQKLVQQKFFNPYVVFYHTFFRLELMYEISPKSFLPSPTVKSALLKISKKKCEDIGVEMKEKYLDFLYFMLHFPDLPVRTALKKIFRKQQVRELSEKSGLKLDNSVCTMSAQQFLECFVEMLKVVPDRFHPKK from the coding sequence ATGAAAAAAAATCGTGTTCTTGTAAGGTTTACAGGTCAACATTTTGCAATAGACACCCGATTAATAAATGATGCTATTCGGCTAGCTGACGTGCAAAAAGAAGATTTGGTTTTAGATATTGGTGCCGGTCGCGGTTTTTTGACTGTTCATTTAGCTAAAAACACTGACAATGTGATAGCTATTGAAAATGACAGGCGTTTGGTATCCGAACTCAGGTCGAAATTCGGATGTAATAAAAAAGTCAACATTGTAGCAATTGACTATATGCGGTTTTCGTTTCCACAAAAGCATTTTAAAGTGGTTTCTAATATACCATACGGAATTACTTCCGATATTCTGAAATCGCTGATGTTCACGAATCTGGAATATTTTACGCAAGGCTGTTTGATTATGCAATTAGAACCCGCTCAAAAACTTGTTCAGCAAAAGTTTTTCAACCCGTATGTTGTTTTTTATCATACATTTTTCAGGTTGGAATTGATGTATGAAATTAGTCCGAAAAGTTTTCTGCCGTCTCCAACGGTTAAGTCGGCATTACTAAAAATCAGTAAAAAGAAGTGTGAAGATATCGGTGTCGAGATGAAAGAAAAATATCTTGATTTTCTTTATTTTATGCTTCATTTCCCTGATTTGCCGGTACGTACGGCTTTGAAGAAAATCTTTCGTAAACAACAAGTTAGGGAACTTTCTGAAAAGTCTGGTTTAAAGTTGGATAATTCGGTTTGCACGATGTCTGCACAGCAATTTTTAGAATGTTTTGTTGAAATGTTAAAAGTCGTACCCGATAGATTTCATCCAAAAAAGTAA
- a CDS encoding DUF1016 family protein — MTEITHNPENLYYKVSELLKQAQSNVVQTVNKTMVTTYFEIGRMIVEEEQKGKERAEYGQQLINELSYKLSTEFGKGFSPTNIKQMRSFYLIYSKGQTVSDEFNLSWSHYLKLMRIDDENERRFYEIETYKNNWSLRELQRQYDSALYTRLALSRDKKKVIELSEKGLIIEKPKDAIKDPYVLEFIGLPERPSYTESDLEQKLIDKLEHFLLELGTGFTFVARQKRITFDEKHFRIDLVFYNRILKCFILIDLKIGELKHQDIGQMQMYVNYYDREIKLKDENQTIGLILCQNKSEAVVEYTLPENNEQIFASKYQTVLPSKERLKQLIENKDEE; from the coding sequence ATGACAGAAATTACACATAATCCTGAAAATCTATACTATAAAGTTTCAGAGTTATTAAAACAGGCGCAAAGCAATGTTGTCCAAACTGTAAATAAAACAATGGTTACAACCTATTTTGAAATAGGGAGAATGATTGTAGAAGAAGAACAAAAAGGAAAAGAAAGGGCAGAATATGGGCAACAATTGATCAATGAGCTCTCATACAAGCTTTCGACTGAATTTGGTAAAGGATTTTCCCCGACAAATATCAAACAAATGCGAAGCTTTTATCTCATTTACTCAAAAGGTCAGACAGTGTCTGACGAATTCAATTTAAGCTGGTCGCATTATTTAAAACTAATGAGGATTGACGATGAAAACGAACGCCGGTTTTACGAAATAGAAACTTATAAAAATAACTGGAGCTTGCGCGAACTTCAAAGGCAGTACGACAGTGCATTATACACAAGACTGGCTTTAAGCCGTGATAAAAAGAAAGTCATTGAATTGTCAGAAAAAGGTTTAATAATAGAAAAACCCAAAGATGCCATTAAAGACCCGTATGTTTTAGAATTTATTGGATTGCCGGAACGACCTTCATATACTGAAAGTGATTTAGAACAAAAATTAATAGATAAACTTGAACATTTCTTACTCGAATTAGGGACAGGCTTCACATTTGTTGCAAGACAAAAAAGAATAACATTTGATGAAAAGCATTTCAGGATAGATTTGGTATTTTATAATCGAATTTTGAAATGTTTTATTTTGATTGATTTAAAAATTGGAGAGCTAAAACATCAGGATATTGGACAAATGCAAATGTATGTAAATTATTATGACAGAGAGATAAAACTTAAAGACGAAAATCAAACTATTGGTTTGATACTTTGTCAGAATAAAAGTGAAGCAGTTGTAGAATACACTTTACCCGAAAATAATGAACAGATTTTCGCCAGCAAATATCAGACAGTATTACCAAGCAAAGAAAGGCTGAAACAATTAATTGAAAATAAGGACGAAGAATGA
- a CDS encoding transposase, with the protein MENKKQIIEIADIFRDKRHDFLTENTLCAVQQKAMEDIIACRTSELGGHTLSCNHCGHKVQSYNSCRNRNCPKCQYIKRMQWVPSAKKFFVPVKVLSTVFRGILCRLLQESVFRKEIKLPDDTPDFQTIKAKCYAKKWVVYAEKPFASPDNLVRYLGNYTHRVAISNHRMVGYKDDKVTFSYRDNKAGGARKTMTLETMEFIRRFMQHVLPCGFSKIRYFGFMAICKRKTKLNLCYSLLPTPTYFSRLTGLLAMEVLQIISGKDPIICAKCKKGKLMVSPACNVLHIEPG; encoded by the coding sequence ATGGAGAATAAAAAGCAAATCATAGAGATTGCTGACATTTTCCGGGATAAGAGACACGATTTCCTGACCGAGAACACACTTTGTGCCGTACAGCAAAAAGCAATGGAAGATATTATTGCCTGTCGTACTTCAGAACTTGGCGGGCATACATTGAGTTGCAATCATTGCGGTCACAAGGTTCAATCCTATAACTCGTGTCGTAATCGCAATTGTCCCAAATGCCAGTACATAAAACGGATGCAATGGGTACCAAGTGCTAAAAAGTTTTTTGTCCCGGTAAAAGTGCTCAGCACCGTTTTCAGGGGTATTTTATGTCGGCTACTGCAGGAGTCAGTATTCAGGAAGGAGATCAAACTTCCGGATGATACACCCGATTTTCAGACCATAAAAGCAAAATGCTACGCTAAAAAATGGGTGGTTTATGCAGAAAAACCGTTTGCTTCACCCGATAACCTGGTCCGTTATCTGGGCAACTACACACACCGTGTGGCAATTAGCAACCACCGTATGGTAGGTTACAAAGATGATAAGGTTACTTTCAGCTATAGGGATAACAAGGCAGGAGGTGCAAGAAAAACAATGACCCTGGAAACTATGGAGTTTATACGGCGATTCATGCAGCATGTCCTTCCATGTGGATTTAGCAAAATACGTTACTTCGGATTCATGGCTATCTGCAAAAGGAAAACAAAGCTCAATTTATGCTATTCACTGTTGCCCACCCCAACCTATTTTTCAAGACTTACAGGACTGCTTGCAATGGAAGTTTTACAAATAATATCCGGTAAGGACCCGATTATTTGCGCAAAGTGCAAAAAAGGGAAATTAATGGTAAGCCCGGCATGCAATGTTTTACACATAGAACCAGGATAA
- a CDS encoding tyrosine-type recombinase/integrase has translation MNLNKTFESLQIKEMQIRNYSPRTIKTYCSLLIKLEKDLGKSLYEVTTEDFKNWLHYLITKKGISVSTVNQLISAFKIFHVDVCHRKWEEFHVRRPRKEKKLPIVLSLQEVQRMITVTNNIKHRAILMLTYSAGLRRMEVLQIKPGDIDSQRMQVRIVQGKGKKDRYTILSWKTLEVLRMYYKLERPSTYLFEPMGRKGQPLSERTVEYIVKNSAKNAGIKKEVSFHTLRHCFATHLLEAGVNLRQIQQFMGHTSLKTTAVYLHVAHIKTSEFTSPLDDITLF, from the coding sequence ATGAATCTAAACAAAACATTCGAGAGTTTGCAGATCAAGGAGATGCAAATTCGCAATTACAGTCCCCGTACAATTAAGACGTATTGCAGCCTGCTCATAAAACTTGAAAAAGACTTGGGTAAATCGCTGTATGAGGTTACCACCGAAGACTTTAAAAACTGGTTACATTACCTGATTACCAAAAAAGGAATTTCCGTTTCCACGGTAAACCAGCTTATAAGTGCTTTCAAGATTTTCCATGTAGACGTCTGCCATCGCAAATGGGAAGAGTTCCATGTAAGACGGCCTCGCAAGGAGAAAAAACTCCCCATAGTTTTGTCATTGCAGGAGGTGCAACGCATGATCACGGTAACAAACAACATAAAGCACAGAGCCATTCTAATGCTTACTTATTCTGCGGGACTTCGCAGGATGGAAGTATTACAAATCAAACCAGGCGACATTGATTCACAGCGTATGCAAGTACGTATCGTGCAAGGAAAGGGGAAGAAGGACAGATATACCATTCTTTCGTGGAAAACACTCGAAGTGCTGCGAATGTATTATAAATTGGAACGACCAAGCACTTATCTATTCGAACCGATGGGGCGTAAAGGACAACCCTTGTCGGAAAGAACTGTAGAGTATATTGTGAAAAACAGTGCTAAAAATGCCGGAATAAAAAAAGAGGTATCGTTTCATACATTGCGTCATTGTTTTGCCACCCATTTATTGGAAGCCGGTGTAAACCTGAGACAGATACAGCAGTTCATGGGTCATACTTCATTGAAGACCACAGCTGTTTACCTGCATGTAGCCCATATCAAAACCAGCGAGTTTACTTCTCCATTGGATGATATAACACTTTTCTGA
- a CDS encoding tyrosine-type recombinase/integrase: protein MKTMDLLDEFERKMIVQRYSSNSIQNYKSAVRSFLQLAEKKYSHPLEITETEIEKYIYWKIEKHRIGASYQRLIVASIDKFYLSMFNRQLNLNHLYPRSKNKSLPVYLTAREVRRLMDNVTNLKHKCVLQLLYGCGLRLNELLHLKLTDVDSKNKIILIRKAKGGKDRVVMLSPLLLESLRHYYKIYQPEEYLIEGQGGGAYSEKSVQVIVKNAALKAGITKKVTPHTLRHSFATHLLENGTDIRYIQELLGHKSVNTTEIYTHVTDIAKSKIKSPLDLL, encoded by the coding sequence ATGAAAACAATGGATTTATTGGACGAGTTTGAACGAAAAATGATTGTTCAACGATACAGTTCCAACTCCATTCAAAATTACAAGAGTGCGGTGAGGAGTTTTTTACAGCTGGCTGAAAAGAAATACAGCCATCCGCTGGAGATAACGGAAACGGAAATTGAGAAATATATATACTGGAAAATTGAGAAACATCGCATCGGAGCATCTTATCAACGTTTGATCGTGGCTTCAATAGACAAGTTTTATCTTTCCATGTTCAACAGACAACTCAACCTAAACCATCTGTATCCCCGCTCGAAGAACAAAAGTCTGCCGGTTTACCTGACTGCCCGGGAGGTCCGCAGGTTGATGGATAACGTGACCAACCTGAAGCACAAATGCGTCCTCCAGCTGTTATACGGATGCGGACTGCGGTTAAACGAACTGCTTCACCTGAAACTGACCGATGTCGATTCGAAAAATAAAATTATCCTGATTAGAAAAGCCAAAGGAGGAAAAGACCGTGTGGTGATGCTTTCCCCTCTGTTACTGGAATCTTTAAGGCATTACTACAAGATATATCAACCGGAGGAATACCTGATAGAGGGGCAGGGAGGGGGTGCCTATTCCGAAAAGAGCGTGCAGGTCATTGTCAAGAATGCAGCTTTAAAAGCGGGCATCACCAAAAAAGTGACTCCCCATACCTTGCGCCACAGCTTTGCTACCCACCTGCTGGAAAACGGTACGGATATCCGGTATATCCAGGAATTACTCGGACACAAATCGGTGAATACGACCGAAATTTATACCCATGTTACCGACATCGCGAAATCCAAAATAAAAAGCCCGCTCGATCTGCTTTGA
- a CDS encoding outer membrane beta-barrel protein: protein MNQKILFSLFLCGILLPLRAQIKGTVTDSDSNPIPFANVAIYSLPDSTLITGTTTDQQGVFSLLADNNSSNALLRVSFIGYETQTVPALPEQTISLQPDTTLLDEVVVEGDLPRIRLRSDAVVATVQNTVLSKAGTANDVLKRLPAITGDNGDFSIFGKGKAKIYVNNRELRDVSELDLISSADIREVEIVHNPGAGYDASVKAVIRIHTVRKTGDGLSFDIRSTYLQTENTDLRQQLNLNYRHKGWDIFGTVKYERYAYVQDSRIAQEAFVDTLWTQKNELRVDGLSNPLTTIAGVNYEISSNHYAGVKYTMTAFPGKNGMQSTTLSDVYADGVFYDRWESNDNQTQNSKPRHRLNAYYNGKFGELNVDFNSDFYRSSQSTASSITESSQEYDDRVITSDNRIKNRLFATRLVLSYPVWEGQLSAGNEFTRTRRDDDYTTDIQGIPSTNTSIHDENNAFFAEYSRSTPIGQLTGGVRFEKVYSDYFSDGEKMDEQSRHYAHWFPNFSYSNTLGGVQLQLSYTAKTVRPAYWQLGSSIFYANRFTMQTGNPFLKPTIIHDASLTGSWKYLQLMVSYKQERDVIMQWATQMEENPAVTLLSTRNLDKLPSLTAYLTASPKFGIWAPQASIGFMKQWLTITSNDKQVRLNSPIPTASLNNSFSLPKGFLLTLDANFQGKGNQQNVELTDHQFVVNLGVTKSFFDDRLSVVLKGHDLFHGRTMDIKAYNDRLNIYQFSRWDTRELELTVRYKFNTAKNRYKGTGAGQGEINRM, encoded by the coding sequence ATGAATCAAAAAATTCTCTTTTCGTTATTTCTATGTGGCATACTGTTGCCCCTGCGTGCCCAGATAAAAGGAACGGTAACCGATAGCGACAGCAATCCCATTCCATTTGCCAATGTGGCCATCTACTCCCTCCCCGACTCAACACTGATCACGGGAACCACCACCGATCAACAAGGTGTCTTCTCGCTTCTTGCGGATAACAACAGCTCCAATGCCCTTCTGCGGGTATCGTTTATTGGATACGAAACACAAACGGTGCCGGCGCTCCCCGAACAAACGATCTCCCTTCAACCGGACACTACCCTGCTGGATGAAGTGGTAGTAGAAGGAGACCTGCCCCGCATCAGGCTGCGCAGTGATGCCGTGGTCGCTACCGTACAAAACACCGTATTGAGCAAGGCCGGAACAGCCAACGATGTGCTGAAACGGTTGCCCGCCATCACGGGTGACAACGGCGATTTCTCGATCTTCGGCAAAGGGAAGGCAAAGATTTACGTCAACAACCGTGAGTTGCGCGACGTGTCGGAACTCGACCTGATCTCGTCCGCCGACATCAGGGAAGTGGAGATTGTGCACAACCCCGGCGCTGGATACGATGCCTCTGTAAAGGCGGTGATCCGTATTCATACCGTCCGCAAGACCGGCGACGGATTGAGCTTCGATATACGGTCTACCTACCTGCAAACGGAAAATACCGACCTGCGGCAGCAGCTCAACCTGAACTACCGCCACAAGGGATGGGATATCTTCGGGACGGTCAAGTATGAACGGTATGCCTACGTCCAGGACAGCCGGATAGCCCAGGAGGCCTTCGTAGATACCCTTTGGACACAAAAAAACGAACTCCGTGTGGACGGGCTATCCAATCCGCTGACCACCATTGCGGGAGTCAACTACGAGATTTCATCCAACCATTATGCGGGAGTAAAATACACCATGACCGCCTTTCCGGGAAAAAACGGCATGCAGTCCACCACGCTGAGCGACGTCTATGCCGACGGGGTGTTTTACGACCGGTGGGAAAGCAACGATAACCAGACACAGAACAGCAAACCCAGGCACAGGCTGAACGCCTATTACAACGGCAAGTTCGGAGAACTGAACGTGGATTTCAACAGCGATTTCTACAGGAGCAGCCAATCGACCGCCTCCTCCATTACCGAGAGCAGCCAGGAGTATGACGACCGGGTCATCACTTCCGACAACCGGATCAAGAATCGCCTGTTTGCCACCAGGCTGGTACTCTCCTACCCTGTTTGGGAAGGCCAGCTCTCGGCAGGGAATGAGTTTACCCGTACCCGCCGGGACGATGACTACACCACCGACATCCAGGGAATCCCTTCCACCAACACTTCCATCCACGACGAAAACAACGCTTTCTTCGCTGAATATTCCCGTTCCACCCCTATCGGACAGTTAACTGGCGGAGTCCGCTTTGAGAAAGTCTATTCCGACTATTTCAGCGACGGCGAAAAGATGGATGAACAAAGCCGGCATTACGCGCACTGGTTTCCCAATTTCTCCTACAGCAATACACTGGGCGGAGTGCAACTGCAACTAAGCTATACTGCAAAGACCGTCCGTCCCGCATACTGGCAGCTGGGAAGCAGCATCTTCTATGCCAACCGGTTCACCATGCAGACAGGCAACCCTTTCCTCAAGCCGACCATCATCCACGATGCTTCGCTCACCGGTTCCTGGAAATACCTTCAGCTCATGGTCAGCTACAAACAGGAAAGAGATGTGATCATGCAGTGGGCGACACAGATGGAAGAGAATCCCGCCGTAACCCTCCTCTCTACGCGCAACCTGGACAAGCTGCCCAGCCTGACCGCCTACCTCACCGCTTCTCCCAAATTCGGCATCTGGGCTCCGCAGGCCTCCATCGGGTTTATGAAACAATGGCTCACCATCACCAGCAACGATAAGCAGGTACGCCTGAACAGCCCCATACCCACCGCCTCGCTGAACAATTCCTTTTCGTTGCCGAAAGGATTCCTCCTGACCCTCGACGCCAACTTCCAGGGCAAGGGGAACCAGCAAAACGTGGAATTGACCGATCACCAGTTCGTGGTCAACCTGGGAGTCACCAAATCGTTCTTCGACGACCGGCTGTCGGTAGTGCTGAAAGGGCACGATCTCTTCCACGGGCGTACGATGGATATCAAAGCTTATAACGACCGCCTCAACATTTACCAGTTCAGCCGCTGGGATACGCGCGAGCTGGAGCTGACGGTGCGCTACAAATTCAATACCGCCAAGAACCGGTACAAGGGAACCGGCGCCGGCCAGGGAGAGATCAACCGGATGTAA
- a CDS encoding alpha-L-fucosidase gives MKRLIILSLLAVAIAGSSQAQQKYVPAAENLKNRAEFQDMKFGVFIHWGIYSMMADGEWIMNNKNINWQEYAKLADGFYPSKYDAEKWVADVKAAGAKYICITSRHHDGFSMFHTRQSPYNIVDGTPFKRDIIKELADACHKQGVKLHFYYSQLDWRRSDYFPIGRTGRGVGRTEQGNWDSYHRFMLNQLTELLTNYGEIGAIWFDGQWDQPADFNWRLREIYDHIHSIQPGCLVISNHHLAPQEGEDGQTFEKDLPGHNTTGFSANAEIGQLPLETCETMNNSWGYNITDLKYKSEKELIHYLVKAAGNNANLLMNVGPRPDGTFPDIAVQRYKAMGDWLKVYGESIYGTRGGLVTPRDWGVTTQKENRLYVHILNCKDKSLYLPTNGKKVKSARVFLDKKPVKFTQDADGVLLKLDKVPDELDYVVELELK, from the coding sequence ATGAAGCGACTAATTATCTTATCGTTGCTGGCAGTTGCTATAGCCGGCAGTTCCCAGGCACAACAAAAATATGTGCCTGCAGCAGAGAACCTGAAAAACAGAGCCGAGTTCCAGGACATGAAATTCGGGGTATTCATCCATTGGGGTATTTACAGCATGATGGCCGACGGGGAGTGGATCATGAACAACAAGAACATCAACTGGCAGGAGTATGCCAAGCTGGCTGATGGGTTCTATCCTTCTAAATACGATGCTGAAAAATGGGTGGCAGATGTGAAGGCGGCCGGAGCAAAGTACATTTGCATCACTTCACGCCATCACGATGGCTTTTCGATGTTTCATACCCGGCAATCGCCTTATAACATTGTGGACGGCACACCGTTCAAGCGCGACATCATCAAAGAGCTCGCGGATGCTTGCCACAAGCAGGGAGTCAAACTGCATTTCTATTACTCCCAACTCGACTGGAGGCGATCCGACTATTTTCCGATCGGACGCACGGGCCGTGGAGTAGGACGCACCGAACAGGGAAACTGGGACTCCTACCACCGGTTCATGCTCAATCAGCTTACCGAACTGTTGACCAACTACGGAGAGATCGGCGCAATATGGTTTGACGGGCAATGGGACCAGCCTGCCGATTTCAACTGGCGACTGCGTGAAATCTACGACCACATCCACAGCATACAGCCGGGATGCCTTGTCATCAGCAATCACCACCTTGCTCCGCAGGAAGGGGAGGACGGACAGACTTTCGAAAAAGACCTTCCGGGACACAACACAACCGGATTCTCGGCCAACGCGGAAATTGGACAACTTCCGCTCGAAACGTGCGAAACGATGAACAATTCGTGGGGATACAACATTACCGACCTGAAATACAAATCGGAGAAGGAACTGATTCATTATTTGGTTAAAGCGGCCGGCAACAATGCCAATCTATTGATGAACGTTGGACCGCGTCCAGACGGTACATTCCCCGATATAGCTGTCCAGCGCTACAAAGCCATGGGGGATTGGTTGAAGGTGTACGGTGAAAGCATTTACGGTACAAGGGGAGGGCTTGTCACACCGCGCGACTGGGGTGTCACCACGCAAAAAGAGAACAGGCTCTACGTCCATATCCTCAACTGCAAAGATAAATCGCTTTATTTGCCGACGAACGGTAAAAAAGTGAAGTCGGCCCGCGTTTTCCTTGATAAGAAACCGGTGAAATTCACGCAGGACGCTGACGGTGTTCTGTTGAAACTCGACAAGGTTCCCGATGAACTGGATTACGTGGTAGAACTTGAGTTGAAGTAA
- a CDS encoding GtrA family protein, whose protein sequence is MRRILVLTGKLIGDLIDFFYPPFKRYFSRQFFRYGVSGAANVGFDWLLYFVVYNYVIQKQFVPLGFVTISPHIAALLITFPVTLFSGFLLQKYVTFTSSDLRGKEQLVRYMAVVGVNLLINYFGLKLLVEVLHLYPTPSKMVVTLICTIFSYFSQKTFTFKIKN, encoded by the coding sequence ATGAGAAGAATTTTAGTGCTTACGGGAAAACTTATCGGCGATCTCATTGACTTCTTTTATCCGCCGTTCAAGCGCTATTTCAGCCGGCAGTTTTTCCGCTATGGCGTCAGTGGTGCCGCCAATGTAGGTTTCGACTGGCTGCTCTATTTCGTTGTCTACAACTACGTCATACAAAAGCAGTTTGTTCCGCTCGGGTTTGTGACCATCAGCCCGCACATCGCGGCTCTGCTCATCACGTTTCCGGTCACCCTGTTCTCGGGATTTCTGCTTCAAAAATACGTCACATTCACCTCTTCCGATTTGCGGGGCAAGGAACAGCTCGTCCGCTATATGGCTGTTGTGGGAGTGAACCTGCTGATCAATTATTTCGGATTAAAGCTACTGGTAGAGGTGCTGCACCTCTACCCCACACCCTCGAAAATGGTGGTGACGCTGATTTGTACGATCTTCAGCTATTTCTCTCAAAAGACGTTCACGTTCAAAATAAAAAACTAA
- the menA gene encoding 1,4-dihydroxy-2-naphthoate octaprenyltransferase, which produces MAKLKNWISAFRLRTLFLAVAGVTLGTGVALQEGKFSAITFVLALALAVSIQILSNLANDLGDYLKGTDVTGNRQGPARAVQSGKISPGEMKTAIGIAIVIVAAIGLTLVLDAAESYTQPSVFVLLGIGLVCILSALFYTIGKYAYGYVGLGDFFAFLFFGPVAVVGTYFLHTHSIGFQPVLPAVGLGFISTMVLNINNMRDMDNDKASGKITFALRLGLKNAKIYHTLLTFGMFTCFLQYSFMFAALPGYRFLYVAVFLYQFYLLTQVHKKTGRELDPYLKLTSMSGFLLAVVFSICINI; this is translated from the coding sequence ATGGCGAAGTTAAAAAACTGGATCTCGGCTTTCAGGCTTCGCACACTCTTTCTGGCTGTCGCCGGAGTTACCCTGGGTACGGGAGTTGCCTTGCAGGAAGGAAAATTCTCTGCAATCACTTTTGTATTGGCACTGGCACTGGCTGTATCCATCCAGATCTTGTCGAACCTGGCAAACGACTTGGGCGACTACCTGAAAGGTACCGATGTTACCGGCAACCGACAGGGTCCTGCCCGTGCGGTGCAAAGCGGAAAAATTTCTCCCGGGGAGATGAAAACAGCCATCGGGATCGCTATCGTTATCGTTGCTGCAATCGGGCTTACGCTGGTTTTAGACGCTGCGGAGAGTTATACCCAACCGTCCGTTTTCGTACTGCTGGGCATCGGGTTGGTCTGTATCCTGTCGGCCCTGTTCTACACCATCGGCAAGTACGCTTATGGCTACGTGGGGTTGGGTGATTTTTTTGCTTTTTTGTTTTTTGGCCCTGTAGCGGTTGTCGGAACCTATTTCCTGCACACCCACTCCATCGGGTTTCAGCCTGTCTTGCCAGCTGTAGGCTTGGGCTTCATAAGCACGATGGTACTCAACATCAACAACATGCGCGACATGGATAACGACAAGGCATCGGGAAAAATCACCTTTGCATTGAGGTTGGGCTTAAAAAACGCCAAGATCTACCATACCTTGCTCACTTTTGGAATGTTTACCTGCTTTTTGCAGTACAGTTTTATGTTTGCAGCATTGCCCGGATACCGGTTTCTCTATGTGGCTGTTTTTCTTTACCAGTTCTACCTCTTAACGCAAGTTCACAAGAAAACAGGCCGCGAGCTGGATCCCTACCTTAAGCTTACCTCGATGTCAGGTTTTCTGTTAGCCGTTGTTTTCAGCATCTGCATCAATATTTAA